AAGTCCGGGGGTCCTGAGAGACTCAGGGTGAGTTGGGCCAGGCACCGAGGACAACCTGCCCCCAGGCGACCTCTCCCTGGCTCGCCCACCACCTCCCCGGTCCAGCCGTCGAACTTGGCTCGAGGTGGCAGAGTCCTTCCCCGGCCCCCGCCCTGCGCACATGGTGAGGGGGCCCTGCCCCTCCAGAGTGACTCACCTGGTGCCCATCCTGGGAGTCTGGGGGGAGCGTAGTTTCTCCCGGTTCCAGTGGCTGCTGCTGCGGAAACCGTTGCCCGAAGTGGCGGGTGATGGGACCGTTGGGGTCGAGGCCATCGGGGCTGCTCAGGGTGCCCGAGGTGCCAGGGGTACCGGGGCCGCTGAAGCGGGACTCAGCTCCCCGTTCCCGCCGCAACTCGGAGCGCAGTTCTAGGTAGCAGCACAACGTCAGCAGGTGGAGGGCCAGAGAGAGGCCAAAGAAACCCAGAAAGAGCCGGCAGCTGTTCCCTTCGCCCGCCCGGGCAGGGGCCCCGCGACAGCCGCAGCCCTGGCTCCCGCGTTCCCGCGGCGCTGCCGCGGGCAGGGGTTCCCTGCGCTCCACCTCGGGGTAGCCCATGGCCTCCGGAGACACCCACTCTCTGAGGCCCGGGAGCCGCCGCGTCTGCCTCAGCCCTTCGCGACCCCTGACAGGCGGCTACTGTCCTGCCATCGGCTGGGGGCTGCAGGGACCCGTTCCTGCGCGACGGAGGCTGGGCGGGACCCAGCAGGGAGCAGCCTCATGTGCAGCTCCTCTCCGAGGGGTgggaaagagaggaggaggggagggagggacaggcgGCTCGGCCCGCCGAGGGAATGAGGGAGGAGGCCCCGGCCGACCCCGCCCCGTGCCTCAAGCGGGTGCTGGTACGCCCAACCACCGGGCCCGCCAAGCCTCGCCGCTCCGCCCCCTACAGTTCCACCCGGGGCCTCCAGccgcggggcggggcctgggggcaTGTGGGTTCGCCTCTGTCCCGCGGCCCCACCCAGCTCTTCTAGCTCGCCCTGTTCCAGTTGGTGACTGCGGCTGTCGTTCATCCCTGGACTCCGCCCCAATTTAACCCTTGAGCGCCAGTTCGGGGttgtgggggagaggggagaggaggaggcgaGGCGAGGGAGGCTGAGAAGAATTGGGGAACCTTGGAAGGAAACTAGAGCAAAGAAAAGGAGGCGGAAACTAGTATTAATAGAAATGTTTGCAATTAACTGCAGTTGTTAATAACATCATCCAGTACTTATCTGTTTCCTTCAATCTTCAAAGCGTTTAACAGACGTTAAACTAATTAAAACAGTCCTGGGTTTGGAATGAAACCATGCCTGCTGTGTTTGCAATTCAATGGCCCGCCAAAAGAAAAGGAGACCCAGGAGCCTGAGAGCCAAAGGGAGTGAGAATGGGGTGGGACTGAGTCAGTCCCACTCCTGGAGTGAGTCTGGGGCCTCAGTCTAAGCGTAAGAAGCCCATCTGTGCCAGGTGGGACTGAAGTGACGCTGCCTCATGCAAGATAAAACAGTCCCTAAGATTTCTTGGTATATTATTTCAACGTATTGATCCCTTTACAGTGTAGAAAGTGCTGTAGGAGAGAATCCACAGCCCGAGTAGTTTTCCTCTTTCACTGCAACAGGAGTTTGGAGTGGAGAACAAGTGCCTTCAATaagcaaatggggaaactgaggtccagaataaggtggattttttttacaaGCATGGTCCACAGTACTGGCATCTCTATTTGCAGGCAACTGTTCTGGCCTCTccacccctctcctcctctccctggaGTAGTCCCTGGGGGAAGTTCAACAAGTCGGCCAAGTGTTCCAGATGTACACTGCTGCAACTGCTGTATCTTCAATAGCTGCACCAATCAGAAAAGGGTTCagagcaaaaaacaaacagaaaaacaaattaaaaagtagcAAACGTCAGAATAATAGACCCTGAAATGAAGTATGGAAAGGATTAGTGGAGTCAAAATTGACAAGAGTCATTAGTCTGTGATTATAGAGAGCCAAATGACCATAGCAGGGGAAGTATGTATGCTTCTTGGTCACTATGTAAGGAATATTCCCATGTGAGGAATAATTAGCAGTCTTATTGACCTGAAAAGGGTAGGCCTAAgacctgactcgatggacatgaatttgagtaagctccaggagttgatgatggactgggaagcctggcatgctgcagtccacggggtcacaaacagtcagacacgactgatgactgaaccgaactgaagacCTAGGctggcaggaaagaagaaaattaaggggaagaaagaaagaatacagaagaaaagaaacaaaaagaacgaAAGCAAAGCATATGGTGGGGAGGTCAGTCCTGAGATTACAGAAATCATAAATCTTAAATATATTAGCCACAGCCAATTTTTTCTTTCAGACACTTAATGTATGGCCTCAATGCTTCAGAAATATCTTTGTGTCTCCTCATTAGCCCTTATGGATGAAATATAAAGTTTTCAAAGACTATcatcataatgaaaataaaataaaaaaggagcatTTAGCCAATCTCAAGTCCTAAGAAGCCACAATTAGAATATCAGTTCCAGGAGGGCAGagattttttgtgtttttgttcacttttttatCTACCAGACCAAGAGCAGTACCTGACACAATagactctcaataaatatttattgaagaaatggCTGAATTCCTTCCCTGGTAGattaagaggagagagaaaggagaactaGTGAGATGGGTTTGTGGATAGGCAAGGGCATTTCTTCCAGTATGGTAAAACAGAAAGGAACAGCTCTTTCATTTTACATGTGGCAACAcccccagagaaaaagaaagagccaCACAGCTAATTATAGGAGTGGATCAGGAAGGTAAAGAACACTGGCTGAACCTCTATCTCCTATGTGTCAGCCTTTCTCATTAACTTCTGTGTGAAGTTAGTATTAtgacatttcacagatgaggaagctgaggcctttACCAGACAGGTTAAATGACCAATCTAAATTGACAAAACAACTAAGTGGCAGTGTCTGAATTTGAATACAGATCTGATTGGTTCAAACATTCCATATTCTATTCTCAACCTTAGCGCTTGCCTACTGGCAAATAGATCCAAAATTCAGCTTTATAGAGACAGATAGGCAGAAACTGTGAGATTCCTGGGAGGTAGAGTTATAAACCAGATGGAAGTCATAGTTTCTTCTCCCACGAGACTGGCTGCTGCCACTACCACCCTTTTGCTCCAACTCCAAGGACATTCTGTGTACTATGATTACATGAATGTGCTTAAATTTGGTTCCCAGGGTCATTCTTCTGTATAGTAAGCCTAAATAGCTTGCCATCAACTGATTGCAGAACAGTAACAGAATGCCCAACATCCAAAGCCCTTCAATCTGGCCCTAAAGTagggctcagatagtaaagaatctgcctgcagtgcgggagatctgggttcaatccctgggtctggaagatcctctggagaagggaacggcaacccactccagtattcttgcctggagaattccatggactgaagaacctggtgggctacagtccgtggggtcacaaaaaattggacatgactgagtgactaacgctacTACCATTCCAGCCATGCTGTTGCTAGGCCTTGACAAAATTCTGTCTGCATAACTGTGTCTCTCATTGTCCGGGAACAAACGTATACATTCCTACCTCAATGCCTTTTGCTGACATtactcccttttcctccttctaaTATCCTGTCCCTCCCCTTTACCTATTCAAAATCAGCACATTTTTCAAGGCCAAGCTCAATTCCACATATCCCCCCCTCGACCCCCCACCTGCCCACAGTGTTCTCAACCAGGAGACTCTGTCTATACAATTCCTCTGGCATTTAGAATATGCCAATCTCAATTGCTAATTCTTCCACCATTCTGTATGAGGGTCTCATTTTCCCCAGATTACAGTTGCTGCTCTTCAAAGGGCGGGACCTCGTCTCAACCCCCAGAGGGCTTACCTTGAGCGAGGGCTTACCTTGAGCGAGTGCTTACCCAATCTTTGTTAATGGATTAAAGATTCTGCATAGATGAATTTTAAGCAGTGTTTTGTAGGCAAAAGTAGTATGGGTTTGATGGAGACAAGACGACAGTTCTAAATGGaaagcaaagtaaaataaaatgccaaGCACATTtagtatttaggaaaaaaaattgtaaaacacacactgaagaagagaaaaagcagcAGACCTCTAACTTGCTGGAGGAAATGACTATAGCCATGACTGGCATAGAAATGTTTGCAGAAATCCATGAAGCAGTGATAAGGAGATAAACATGCCTCTTGGTATAAGAGAGCAAGATGGCACAACATTAACATGGAGTATTCATTTTTCCAATAAAGCCTTTGGCTACTCACAGGGAGGCTGAGCATATGGAGAGCCTCTCACTTCAAGAGAAGaatttttcattcaaaaataGAAGATCTTGTTGTTGGCAAAATGTCATTTGCATCTATATCCCTTGGAATGTGTATCAGTCCACCATTCAGACCATCAAGTAGCCTAGAAATAAACTGCACATTCCACAGAGCTATTGATACATGGCACATCAGGACCACCATAGTGAGATCACAAATTCAGTTTTTGGCAGAGTAGGGCTTTAAGAAAACCTTTGGCTGTGTATTTACAGGTTGTCACCTCTTCCAAACAACTCTTTGTGGTGAATGGAGTGGCCATTTGCCTTTATTTAagaggtgcgtgtgtgtgtgctcagttgtgtctgactctttgtgacccatggactgtagcccaccaggcttttctgcccatagaattttccaggcaagaatactggagtgggttgccatttcctacttcagaggatcttcctgacccagggatcgaacccacatctcttgcgtctcctgtattgccaggcggattctttagcactagcaccacctgagaagcccttattTAAGAGGGGAGGAAACTAAAGCTGGTAGAGATAGAATGACTTTTCCAAGATCATATAGTCAAGGTACCTGACTTTTAGCCTAGGGTTCTTCCTCTTACTAAACTTTCATATTTGTTCATCACACTTACATTTGCCTAGTTGATCTGGCCAGAGTTTATTGACTGCCCATAATATATGTTTCCTGAGGAAAGAGATTAGGGGAATTCCGATCCTTAAACAGAgcctcctggtgactcagatggtaaagaatctgcctgccatgcaggagacctgggtttgattccttggttgggaagattccctggagaaggaaatggcaacccactccagtattcttgcctggagaatttcatggacagaagagcctggtgggcaacagtccatgtggtcacaaagagtcagacatgactgagtgactaacactagacTAGACTAGATTCTTAAATCAGATCTGGGCTCAGGCCCGGAGAGTCAGGCATTTGGGGGATCAAATCTTGGCTCTGTGATAAACAGTCTGTGATAGGACTTGGAAGACTCTCAAGCTATAATAACTTTGCAAACTTGCCCCAACTCCCCCCAACCCACCCTCCTACCCACTAGATTATATTGAGGGAATACTGTTGGCTTTCAGTGGTTGAACTATcatattcattgaataaatactcactgagtgcctgctatgtgccaggcaccattctaagTGCTAAGGATACATCAGtagaaaaaaacaattaataCAGGCTACAATGAGTACAGTCTACTATCAGCTGAAAAAAAACCCCCATACAATCTAAAAGTtatgagttatgttttattttgggAACTTACTGAGCACTATAGACAGCCTCTCAGAGAACTCTGAGGAACTtttccaaagaggtaagggaggagccaggatgtaTAGGTTTTTTTGAAAAGTGGGTGTTTTTCAAAATAGgtgtttgaaaaacaaaacaaaacatgtagtGGAACATCAAAGGATGACTGCTAATTGCACAAACCAGACATctaaagttaatgattttagtgcttttctatgtatgggaagaggTAAGactctgggctcattgaaattattcctttgatatgcatctttgactatctagggccagtatccaGTTTATCTCCATCTTGAATTCCCCTCAGGGTGCACCCTTGGAGCAGGGATTGGCTGCAttggctgatggcttgatggcagaCAACATTCATTGTTTACTGAAATGCCAGGCATCATTTTTTGTCTGCCCtacaattatttttttgaaaaataatcactTTGTTTTTCACAGATGCAATTTAACAGCAAAGTGCCTTTAAATGGCCTTATGCCTCTTCCCACTACACCTCTGAGCTAGGCCAGACTCACAGGTACATTTCTTGGTTTGGGGACTTGCCATgtcttaaggggcttccctggtggctcagacggcaaagaatctgcctgcaatgtgggagacgtaagagacgtgggtttgatccctctgtcagaaagatcctctggagaaggaaatggcaaccaactccagtatttttgcctggagaatcccatggacagaggagcctggtgagctccagtctatagggttgcaaagggtcggacacaactgagtgagttagCACTCACCCATGTCTTAAGAGTTTCAGGGTTTGcaaaagttgaacaaatattCAAATTACCCCAACTCAAAATCTTCCCTCTAAATAACTCAGGAAAACTAGCAAATGTATCCCTGAACTAAGAAATGCTAAGGAAACAGCCTATTGTTAGAATTTAATCACCCCTTTAACCTgcttgagcttcccaggtaaagaatccactcagtggtagagaacccgcaaatgcaggggatgtggattcgatccctaggtcaggaagaccccctggagaaggaaatggcaacccactccagtattcttgcctggagaatcccatggactgaggagactggcaggccttGTGTccatgagatagcaaaagagttggacatgacttagcaactagaaaaagaagagtgaaaaagttggcttaaaactcaacattcaaaaaactaagatcatggcatctagtcccatcactccatggcaaatagatggagaaacaatgggaacagtgacagactttgttttcttgggctcccaaatcactacagatggtgactgcagccatgaaattaaaagatgcttgctccttggagaaaagctatgaccaacctagacagcatattaaaaagctgtggtttttccagtagtcatgtatggatgtgaaagttggactataaagaaagccgagtgataaagaattgctgcttttgaactgcggtgttggagaagaagactcttgagagtcccttgaactgcaaggaaatccaaccagtccatcctaaaggaaatcaatcctgaatattcattggaaggactgatgctgaaactctgatactttggccacctgatgcaaagaactgactcatttgaaaagactgatgctgggaaagattgaaggcaggaggagaaggggacaacagaggatgagatggttggatggcatcactgactctatggacatgagtttgagcaagctccaggagttggtgacgtaCATGGAAGCccggtgtactgcagtccacggggtcgcaaagagtcgaacacgactgagtgaactgaactgaactgaactgactagcgactaaaacaacaacttACCTGCTTAGTACTTACTCAATAGAAGTCCAGAAAAGAAATCTTTCGGTAAATAGTCTGGCTTctggaaggacaggaagcctggaagCTTATATCCAAGGTCAATAGTCAGTGTTGCAGAAAAGACCCAATTTTGACCCAGTTCTGGTTCTTTGACTTGTTTTTCATtgctttgttattataatcatacataatggcctgcctcaaagGACCCTGCCTCTCTGCCTACTGTTAAACTGAAGTTCCTTTGTTCAGCTCATAATGAGATAACCTGACCCAGTGCACCTGTGAatgactaccaaaaaaaaaaaaagaagagattaacacaccccTTTCCAAAGGCTGGCGCTTCCCTGAAATGTTTTGCAAGACTTAAGACCCtttgtgtggggcttcccaggtggtacttgtggtaaagaacacacccgGCAATGCgtaagacttaagagatgcaggttcaatccccttgaagaaagaaatgggaacccactccggtattcttgcctggagaatcccatggacagaggcacttgGAGAGCTACCATCCATAGAGtaacaagtcagacacaactgatgtgactttaCATGCACACTGAGGACCgttttaactttatttcttcactgcctctccctctctgttctgccttttgacttcatttcctcattgtttttcactctctctctctctctctctggctctataaaagaacctggcatccagaccctgacAAAATGGTTTTTTGAGATATTAGTTTGCCATCTTCTTGGTAAGCAGGTTTTCCGAATAAAGTTGTTTTCCTTGCCTCAGCACGTCGTCTCTTGGGCTCGTTGACCTGCCGTGCAGTAAGCAGAACTCTGTAACATCAGTGCCTGAAGATAAGCTCTGGCTGAACTTGAGTCTTAGGGCATCAATGTCTGatagatatttgtgtgtgtgtgttttatatgtATGAAATGAGTAAAGGAAGTATGTTTGAAACACCCAAACTCCCCAGTGGGTTtcaggaaagcatttttaaaagcaacatGAGGGAGGGAGGGGCATCCTAGGGAATGTGAACAgcttgtgcacaattctctgattggttaATAGTGAGTTAACCAGGCTGTGTCACAGGAGTTAACATTATAAATCCTTAGGATCCAGTAGGCCTGGGAGGCAATGGTCAttaagtagttaacatcttccactTGGTGCAAGGGTCTTaacatctgtaaaacaactcaggaaatgagCATCAAATATTTTTATCTAGAGAAGAGTGAAAGCAGAGGATACCGGGGAGGTGTCTGTTCCAGGAAGCCTGCATAGTGTTGTGCTCAATTACAGAACAACTTCTTGACGGAAATTGTGCATTTTTCTACATGTTAAAAGAAAAGGTCCAAAGAAAAGTGAAGTAATGTGCCTAATACCCCCCAGCTAGTAAATGGTAGTGCTAAGATTCAAATCTAGGTCTATCCTAATtgaaaagcccatgtgccatggcATATCCATTGTGCCATGATGAATAACTTATTTTGCATACACAGGAACCCAAGAAATAAGGGGTTTTCTGTAAGTTTCAAGTTGGAATCTATTAGATGTTAGTTGGTGGTACACTTTCTTCACCCCAATATGATCGTACAGTCTAATGCGAAAGGATAATACCAAAGCCAAATCAAATTAGATCTTGAAAATAGTAAAACTAAATAAGATTCtagtagaagaaaatatagacccAGGAGATTATATGAGCTAGAGCGAAGGAGTAATAATAGTATGTGTGGTGGCAGAGGAGATTTTCAAAGCATTATTGAAAGGAATATTCTCAGTGAAAATTTCCCAGAAGACATTGTattgattctttcatttttctatttttaacttcattcatttatttctccacttttcaaGGAGATATTGAGTATTGTCTGTAGGCACACATAGATCACAGAATTTCCATGAGCTGTGGAAACTAAGGAATGAATGCTCAGGAGGCCTAATCCAGCAGGCCACAGGCCTGTGGCAGTCCTGATCACCAACTTAACCCTTCTCTTCCTATAAGTTCAACTCAGTTAgtgtagaaattttatttttcttatgggAACCTATTTCCAATTAACTCTAGGAGTATAGGTTTTGTTTGACAGAAATGTGCTTTATAAACAATGGCTGTGAAGAATAAGCTTCAATAAACTTGCTCTTTTGTGAGGAGTCTGGAAGCTAAGCTTAACCTGGCAATAGAAAGTGGGATCCATAGAAAATGGAGTTGAGACACCAAGCCCACGCTTAAGCGAAAGGAGCTGCCTTTATGAATGTGTCAAATTGCTTGGGAAAAGAGACTGCTCTCTGAGAGGGAATGAGGTGGCAGCCCAGAGAAGTGGCTTAAGTTTCACTATTGCCCGACAGAACTTGGGCACTTGTGTGTGTTACTAAACTGAACTTGAGTCCACTCACCCATCACACAGCAAAGCCAATTTTGCGACACTGGGAAAATGTTGCAACACTTCACAATTTTGCAGTGAAGGGAAGTACCACATTTACTACTTTTATGTGCAGGACACCAAGCTCATGCACAAAAGCACCAAGCTCATGCTTAAAAGACTTGAACTCCCCAATAAGCTTTTCAGGTAAGGATCTTTAAAGGCAACATCTCTGATAAGGGCTGCAGTGTGCATGACTTTCTTTTG
This DNA window, taken from Bubalus kerabau isolate K-KA32 ecotype Philippines breed swamp buffalo chromosome X, PCC_UOA_SB_1v2, whole genome shotgun sequence, encodes the following:
- the EDA gene encoding ectodysplasin-A isoform X5; its protein translation is MGYPEVERREPLPAAAPRERGSQGCGCRGAPARAGEGNSCRLFLGFFGLSLALHLLTLCCYLELRSELRRERGAESRFSGPGTPGTSGTLSSPDGLDPNGPITRHFGQRFPQQQPLEPGETTLPPDSQDGHQDPRTWELWPAPAAPGSGCLGKSWRRSRPGRGAKVRALPPWPTNGSSLAVLLPCFEATLSHLMAATICAGK
- the EDA gene encoding ectodysplasin-A isoform X6; translation: MGYPEVERREPLPAAAPRERGSQGCGCRGAPARAGEGNSCRLFLGFFGLSLALHLLTLCCYLELRSELRRERGAESRFSGPGTPGTSGTLSSPDGLDPNGPITRHFGQRFPQQQPLEPGETTLPPDSQDGHQMALVNFFIPKEKSYSEEESRRVRRNKRSKSSEGADGHHRTMVM
- the EDA gene encoding ectodysplasin-A isoform X7, encoding MGYPEVERREPLPAAAPRERGSQGCGCRGAPARAGEGNSCRLFLGFFGLSLALHLLTLCCYLELRSELRRERGAESRFSGPGTPGTSGTLSSPDGLDPNGPITRHFGQRFPQQQPLEPGETTLPPDSQDGHQMALVNFFIPKEKSYSEEESRRVRRNKRSKSSEGADVSFL
- the EDA gene encoding ectodysplasin-A isoform X10 yields the protein MGYPEVERREPLPAAAPRERGSQGCGCRGAPARAGEGNSCRLFLGFFGLSLALHLLTLCCYLELRSELRRERGAESRFSGPGTPGTSGTLSSPDGLDPNGPITRHFGQRFPQQQPLEPGETTLPPDSQDGHQCFEATLSHLMAATICAGK
- the EDA gene encoding ectodysplasin-A isoform X11 yields the protein MGYPEVERREPLPAAAPRERGSQGCGCRGAPARAGEGNSCRLFLGFFGLSLALHLLTLCCYLELRSELRRERGAESRFSGPGTPGTSGTLSSPDGLDPNGPITRHFGQRFPQQQPLEPGETTLPPDSQDGHQS
- the EDA gene encoding ectodysplasin-A isoform X9, translating into MGYPEVERREPLPAAAPRERGSQGCGCRGAPARAGEGNSCRLFLGFFGLSLALHLLTLCCYLELRSELRRERGAESRFSGPGTPGTSGTLSSPDGLDPNGPITRHFGQRFPQQQPLEPGETTLPPDSQDGHQIMELCVPLTIMAECSWSKWHNCGDC
- the EDA gene encoding ectodysplasin-A isoform X8, with amino-acid sequence MGYPEVERREPLPAAAPRERGSQGCGCRGAPARAGEGNSCRLFLGFFGLSLALHLLTLCCYLELRSELRRERGAESRFSGPGTPGTSGTLSSPDGLDPNGPITRHFGQRFPQQQPLEPGETTLPPDSQDGHQVLFIKLKTFSSVPGLLKDFHQEYMLKDFWWSSG